Proteins encoded by one window of uncultured Draconibacterium sp.:
- the aroB gene encoding 3-dehydroquinate synthase, translating into MGNSKIYSKIIYSRKLEQELQVYIDKYPKGKVFLATEERVDELWTSKLTSFLAENAIKKVVVPAGENNKKIGSVETIWQFLSENEGDRKSLLINIGGGMLTDLAGFAASTFKRGIDFLNVPTTLLSQVDASVGGKTGFNFNGLKNEIGVFKEPVAVLINTDFLKTIDRNNFISGFAEMIKHGLIHSPEHLAELKEFDFDNIDYDLLQEIIRHSVNVKEHFVANDLTENNIRKALNFGHTVGHAFESLAMKQGRPVLHGYAVAYAMIAELFLSVKMCGFPQQDCDKLTKWMLDVYGKFEIEESDFEALYQLMTHDKKNESGRINFTLLPKVGEIAINQNCSKELILESLKFYKSL; encoded by the coding sequence ATGGGAAATTCAAAAATTTACTCTAAAATAATTTATAGTCGAAAACTGGAGCAAGAACTTCAGGTTTATATCGATAAGTATCCAAAGGGGAAAGTTTTCCTGGCTACCGAAGAAAGAGTTGATGAACTTTGGACATCGAAACTGACATCTTTTCTGGCAGAAAATGCAATTAAAAAAGTGGTTGTTCCGGCCGGTGAGAACAATAAAAAAATTGGATCGGTTGAAACCATTTGGCAGTTTTTATCTGAGAACGAAGGTGATCGAAAATCGTTGCTAATTAATATTGGAGGCGGAATGCTCACCGATTTAGCGGGTTTTGCAGCCAGTACGTTTAAACGCGGAATTGATTTTCTGAACGTTCCTACGACACTTCTTTCGCAGGTTGATGCGTCGGTTGGAGGAAAAACCGGATTTAATTTTAATGGTTTAAAAAACGAAATCGGCGTGTTTAAAGAGCCTGTTGCTGTTCTTATTAATACCGATTTTTTGAAAACCATTGATCGCAACAATTTTATTTCGGGTTTTGCCGAAATGATCAAACACGGATTGATTCACAGTCCGGAGCATCTGGCAGAGCTTAAAGAATTCGATTTCGATAATATTGATTACGATTTATTGCAGGAAATTATCCGCCATTCGGTGAATGTGAAAGAACATTTTGTAGCCAACGACCTTACTGAAAATAACATTCGTAAAGCACTGAATTTTGGTCATACGGTTGGTCATGCTTTCGAAAGTCTGGCGATGAAACAAGGCCGGCCTGTTTTACACGGTTATGCAGTTGCTTATGCAATGATTGCAGAATTGTTTTTGTCGGTAAAAATGTGTGGTTTTCCGCAGCAAGATTGCGATAAGCTGACGAAATGGATGTTGGATGTTTACGGCAAGTTCGAGATTGAAGAATCAGATTTTGAAGCTTTGTATCAATTGATGACACACGACAAAAAGAACGAATCCGGACGAATTAACTTTACACTGCTTCCAAAAGTTGGTGAAATTGCCATCAACCAGAATTGCAGCAAAGAACTGATTCTGGAATCGCTTAAATTCTATAAAAGTCTGTAA
- the dprA gene encoding DNA-processing protein DprA: MNEDLKYKVALSMLPNIGGILARNLVAYIGSAEGVFSQSAKALTKVPGIGELYARQIKKSNVLPKAEKELEYIDKNEIDIHFYTDKTYPRRLKSCVDAPLIIYTKGKMNLDTERIISIVGTRNATEYGKSIVNDLCRKFAERKYNILVVSGLAYGIDIQAHRSALKYDLPTVGVIAHGLDMLYPAIHKQTALKMQENGGIITDFPSNSKIDPANFIKRNRIIAGLADATIVVESAKKGGSLITADIASSYNRDVYAFPGRSGDTYSKGCNQLIRNYGATLIEGIEDLEYFMGWEKMEKVEAVQSSLFIDLNPEEERVVDLLKEKGELFIDQISAEIKLPVSRVSAMLLNLEFKNLLIALPGKIYKLR; this comes from the coding sequence ATGAATGAAGACCTAAAATACAAAGTGGCACTTTCAATGCTTCCCAACATAGGTGGTATTCTTGCCCGCAACCTGGTTGCCTACATTGGCAGCGCCGAAGGAGTTTTTTCGCAATCGGCAAAAGCATTAACAAAAGTTCCCGGCATAGGCGAACTATATGCCCGCCAGATAAAGAAAAGCAACGTACTGCCAAAAGCTGAAAAAGAACTGGAATACATTGACAAAAACGAAATCGACATTCATTTCTACACCGATAAAACTTATCCACGACGATTAAAAAGCTGCGTTGATGCGCCACTGATCATTTATACCAAAGGTAAAATGAATCTGGATACCGAACGGATCATCAGTATTGTTGGTACCCGGAATGCCACTGAATACGGAAAATCAATTGTTAATGATTTGTGCCGCAAATTTGCCGAACGGAAATACAATATTCTTGTGGTAAGCGGACTGGCATATGGCATTGACATACAAGCTCACCGAAGTGCACTAAAATACGATCTCCCCACGGTTGGAGTTATTGCCCACGGTTTAGATATGCTTTATCCTGCGATTCATAAACAAACAGCACTCAAGATGCAGGAAAACGGAGGGATTATAACTGATTTTCCAAGCAATTCAAAAATCGATCCGGCCAATTTTATTAAACGCAATCGTATTATTGCCGGATTGGCCGATGCGACCATTGTTGTTGAATCAGCAAAAAAAGGTGGCTCGCTTATTACGGCCGACATTGCGTCATCGTATAATCGCGACGTATATGCTTTTCCGGGGCGTTCGGGAGATACCTATTCAAAAGGTTGTAATCAACTTATTCGAAACTACGGCGCAACTTTAATTGAAGGTATCGAGGATCTGGAATATTTTATGGGATGGGAAAAAATGGAAAAAGTAGAAGCTGTGCAGTCGAGTCTATTTATCGATTTAAATCCGGAAGAAGAACGCGTAGTAGACTTATTGAAAGAAAAAGGCGAGCTTTTTATCGACCAGATTTCTGCAGAAATAAAACTTCCGGTTAGCCGTGTTTCAGCAATGCTATTAAACCTCGAATTCAAGAATCTGCTCATTGCTCTCCCTGGTAAAATTTACAAATTGAGGTAA
- a CDS encoding DEAD/DEAH box helicase, with protein MKKTFEDLKVAKSILKSLDDIGFTTPTPIQQKAIPKINSGVNIVGVAQTGTGKTAAYLLPLLTRLKKPEGNDPRVVILVPTRELSIQVGEDIEELTGYSELRHAAVFGGIGWTKHAALLELGIDILVATPGRLWDLYQAGVLRLKKVKYLVIDEADRMLDMGFMPQIKQLQEIIPSRRQNLLFSATFSEKIEKLAEEFLDHYDKLEVAPSATPVGQVTQTCYRVPNYRTKLNLIKYLLEDEEKFTRVVIFVKTKEHAEGVYKVVQRKAEGEKRILHSNKAQNSRINSIQAFKNGEVRILITTDVSARGMDVSQVSHVINFDLPNDYDDYIHRIGRTARAGNKGDAITLIDPSAEWHWKKIESLMRKEVELLDLPEEVEVEESEFKENQDMLREIDRQRKIDDPTFQGAFHQKKRKGSSKRSFEDKFARTKARQKRKKRR; from the coding sequence ATGAAAAAAACTTTTGAAGATTTAAAAGTTGCAAAATCAATATTAAAATCACTGGATGATATTGGGTTTACTACACCCACACCTATTCAGCAAAAAGCAATTCCGAAGATCAACTCCGGAGTAAATATTGTTGGAGTGGCCCAAACCGGAACAGGAAAAACTGCGGCATATCTTTTACCTTTACTTACCCGTTTAAAAAAACCGGAGGGAAATGACCCACGAGTTGTGATACTTGTTCCCACCCGTGAACTTTCAATTCAGGTTGGCGAAGATATTGAGGAACTGACAGGTTACTCGGAGTTACGACATGCAGCGGTATTTGGCGGAATTGGATGGACAAAACATGCTGCCCTGCTCGAGCTAGGCATTGATATTCTTGTTGCCACGCCGGGCCGCCTGTGGGATTTATACCAGGCAGGAGTTTTGCGACTAAAAAAGGTAAAGTATCTTGTAATCGACGAAGCCGACAGAATGTTGGATATGGGTTTTATGCCACAAATCAAGCAATTACAGGAGATTATTCCGTCGCGAAGACAAAACCTGTTGTTTTCGGCTACTTTTTCGGAAAAGATAGAAAAGCTTGCAGAAGAATTTCTAGATCATTACGACAAACTGGAAGTAGCACCATCGGCAACTCCGGTAGGACAGGTTACACAAACTTGTTACAGAGTTCCAAATTACAGAACCAAACTCAATCTTATAAAATACCTTCTTGAGGATGAAGAAAAATTTACGCGTGTAGTAATTTTTGTTAAAACAAAAGAACATGCCGAGGGCGTTTACAAGGTTGTGCAGCGAAAAGCAGAAGGCGAAAAACGTATTCTCCATTCAAACAAAGCACAAAACTCGCGCATTAATTCCATTCAGGCATTTAAAAATGGTGAGGTTCGTATCCTTATCACTACTGACGTGTCGGCCAGAGGAATGGATGTAAGCCAGGTAAGTCATGTTATTAATTTCGATTTACCGAATGATTACGATGATTATATTCACCGAATAGGGCGAACAGCACGTGCCGGAAATAAAGGCGATGCCATTACGTTAATCGATCCTTCGGCAGAGTGGCACTGGAAAAAGATTGAAAGTTTGATGCGTAAAGAAGTCGAGCTTTTGGACCTGCCGGAAGAAGTTGAGGTGGAAGAATCAGAGTTTAAAGAAAACCAGGATATGTTGCGCGAGATTGATCGTCAGCGTAAAATCGACGACCCTACGTTCCAAGGGGCTTTTCATCAGAAAAAAAGAAAAGGATCTTCAAAACGTTCGTTTGAAGATAAGTTTGCGCGTACAAAAGCGCGCCAAAAAAGGAAGAAAAGAAGATAA
- a CDS encoding biopolymer transporter ExbD: protein MSKFRKDDGKELPPISTASLPDIVFMLLFFFMVSTTMREVTLKVKMRLPEATELSKLEKKSLVSYIYIGEPQPSFQKTFGRAPRIQLNDQFATVDEVQDYIIAEREARDEAEQPFMVTSLKIDENTKMGIVQDVKTELRKSAALNINYSSRQKVER, encoded by the coding sequence ATGAGCAAGTTTAGAAAAGATGATGGTAAGGAATTACCTCCGATTTCAACGGCTTCGTTGCCAGATATCGTGTTCATGCTTCTGTTCTTCTTTATGGTTAGTACAACAATGCGTGAAGTAACACTAAAGGTAAAAATGCGCCTTCCTGAAGCTACTGAATTAAGTAAGCTGGAGAAGAAATCTTTGGTAAGTTACATTTATATTGGTGAACCTCAACCTTCGTTCCAAAAAACGTTTGGTAGAGCACCACGTATTCAGTTAAACGACCAATTTGCAACAGTAGATGAAGTACAAGATTACATCATCGCTGAACGCGAAGCCAGAGATGAGGCTGAACAACCGTTTATGGTAACTTCGTTGAAAATTGATGAGAATACTAAAATGGGTATAGTGCAAGATGTAAAAACGGAACTCCGTAAATCAGCTGCACTAAACATTAACTACTCATCGCGACAGAAAGTTGAAAGATAA
- a CDS encoding biopolymer transporter ExbD → MAKKIPEIPAASLADIAFMLLIFFLVTTTMDVDSGLRRKLPQWVEQEPENTPQINERNVFVVLVNKNNDLLVEGDYEQIDNLRERAKEFMANPYNSEELPEKEPLEVPYFGQVMVTKGVISLRNDLDTQYGVYLAVQNELVAAINELRDELAKQQFGKAYEDLEDDQQNAIRKIYPQKISEAEPKGKI, encoded by the coding sequence ATGGCTAAGAAAATACCTGAAATACCGGCAGCATCTTTAGCAGATATTGCATTTATGTTGCTGATCTTCTTCCTGGTAACAACCACGATGGACGTTGACAGCGGTCTTCGAAGAAAATTGCCACAATGGGTTGAACAAGAACCAGAAAATACACCTCAAATTAATGAGCGGAATGTTTTCGTTGTTCTTGTGAATAAAAATAATGACCTATTGGTAGAAGGAGACTATGAACAAATTGATAATTTACGTGAAAGGGCGAAAGAATTTATGGCAAATCCATATAATTCTGAAGAATTGCCTGAAAAAGAACCATTGGAAGTACCATACTTTGGACAAGTTATGGTAACCAAAGGGGTTATTTCGTTACGTAACGATTTGGATACTCAATATGGAGTTTATCTCGCTGTTCAAAACGAACTGGTTGCTGCCATTAATGAATTAAGAGACGAGTTGGCTAAACAACAGTTTGGAAAAGCTTATGAGGATCTAGAAGATGATCAACAAAATGCCATCAGAAAGATTTATCCTCAGAAGATTTCTGAAGCTGAACCAAAAGGTAAAATTTAA
- a CDS encoding MotA/TolQ/ExbB proton channel family protein, translating to MKRLFALIAVFGMLFFMASNVALAQEEEAAATETATEQVEETSAAIAEEDAAAAAEEGKSLHSQMKQKFIEGDPAFMSFVLVALILGLAFAIERVLYLNLATSNTKKLLANVEEALESGGVEAAKEVCRTTRGPVASIFYQGLDRFDHGIDVVEKTVISYGGVQAGLLEKGLSWIALFIALAPMLGFMGTVIGMIGAFDAIEVAGDISPSLVAGGIKVALITTVSGLVVAIILQIFYNYCVAKIDSIINNMEDASISLLDLLVKHNMKK from the coding sequence ATGAAAAGACTATTCGCGTTAATAGCCGTATTTGGGATGCTGTTTTTTATGGCGTCTAATGTAGCGCTTGCTCAGGAGGAAGAAGCAGCTGCCACTGAAACTGCTACTGAACAAGTAGAAGAAACATCTGCTGCAATAGCTGAAGAAGATGCTGCAGCCGCTGCTGAAGAAGGAAAATCACTTCACAGCCAGATGAAACAAAAATTTATTGAAGGTGACCCTGCTTTCATGAGCTTCGTATTGGTAGCCCTTATTTTAGGTCTTGCCTTTGCAATTGAAAGAGTTCTTTACCTTAACCTTGCAACCAGCAACACTAAAAAATTGTTGGCTAATGTTGAAGAAGCATTAGAAAGTGGCGGTGTAGAGGCTGCAAAAGAAGTTTGTCGCACAACTCGTGGACCAGTTGCCAGTATTTTCTACCAAGGACTTGATCGTTTCGATCACGGTATCGATGTAGTAGAGAAAACAGTTATTTCTTACGGTGGTGTTCAAGCCGGTCTTTTGGAAAAAGGATTAAGCTGGATCGCACTTTTCATCGCTTTGGCTCCGATGCTTGGTTTCATGGGCACTGTAATCGGTATGATTGGCGCTTTCGATGCTATTGAGGTAGCAGGTGACATTAGTCCTTCTCTTGTGGCTGGTGGTATTAAAGTGGCTTTGATTACAACTGTGTCAGGTCTTGTAGTTGCTATTATTCTTCAGATTTTCTACAATTATTGTGTAGCTAAAATTGATAGCATCATCAACAACATGGAAGATGCTTCTATTTCGTTGTTAGACTTATTGGTAAAACATAACATGAAAAAATAA
- a CDS encoding asparaginase, whose product MNSRTVKKTSILIIYTGGTIGMVQDPKNGSLVPVKFEKIQEVVPELKKFDFIIKTITFNPALDSSNMNPISWIKIAKTIERYYNNYDGFVVLHGTDTMAYTASALSYMFENLDKPIIFTGSQLPIGMIRTDGKENLITAVEIAAAKIQGLSVVPEVCIYFDFKLYRGNRTLKRDAELFSAFRSVNYPALAVAGTDIKYSTEFIFYPENKGILKVNTDFDDNVVILKIFPGINQNVFNSVLNTPGLKGVVLETFGSGNVPTSRWLINAIKRTIKRGIVVLNVTQCQGGKVVMGQYQTSIELLNAGVVSAKDMTTEAAITKLMFLLGQGLKPAEIKMYLNKSLRGEISE is encoded by the coding sequence ATGAACAGTAGGACAGTAAAAAAGACTTCCATTTTAATTATTTATACCGGAGGTACTATAGGTATGGTTCAGGATCCTAAAAACGGATCGTTAGTACCTGTTAAATTTGAGAAAATCCAGGAAGTTGTACCGGAACTTAAAAAGTTCGATTTTATTATAAAAACCATCACGTTTAATCCGGCACTCGATTCTTCAAATATGAATCCGATAAGTTGGATAAAAATTGCAAAAACTATCGAACGCTATTATAATAATTACGATGGTTTTGTGGTTTTGCACGGTACCGATACCATGGCGTACACGGCTTCTGCGCTGAGTTATATGTTCGAAAACCTGGATAAACCAATAATATTTACTGGATCGCAATTGCCAATTGGAATGATTCGTACTGATGGTAAAGAAAACCTCATTACAGCCGTTGAAATTGCTGCCGCAAAAATTCAAGGATTAAGTGTTGTTCCTGAAGTATGTATTTATTTTGATTTTAAATTATACCGTGGTAACCGTACTTTAAAACGCGATGCAGAATTATTTAGTGCATTCAGATCGGTTAATTATCCGGCTTTGGCAGTAGCCGGAACAGATATAAAATACAGTACAGAATTTATCTTTTATCCCGAAAATAAGGGTATTCTAAAAGTAAATACAGATTTTGATGATAATGTGGTAATCCTGAAAATATTTCCGGGAATAAACCAGAATGTATTTAACTCGGTGTTGAATACTCCAGGCTTGAAAGGCGTTGTTTTAGAGACGTTTGGATCGGGGAATGTGCCTACGTCACGTTGGCTGATTAATGCGATTAAGCGAACAATAAAACGTGGAATAGTGGTGTTAAATGTTACCCAGTGTCAGGGAGGTAAAGTTGTAATGGGGCAATATCAAACCAGTATTGAACTGTTAAATGCTGGAGTGGTTTCGGCAAAAGATATGACCACCGAAGCAGCCATCACAAAATTGATGTTTTTATTGGGGCAAGGCCTGAAACCGGCCGAAATTAAAATGTACCTCAATAAAAGTTTGCGTGGGGAAATTAGTGAATAG
- a CDS encoding TatD family hydrolase: MFIDTHSHIYSEDFIHDRDEALKRASESGIKKIVLPNIDSGSIKHMLDLADAYPHLCYPLIGLHPTSVEEDYKEELDAIDYWLQRRKFYGIGEIGIDLYWESKYEKEQKDAFRYQIRLAKQLNLPVVVHVRNSFDATYEIVQEEQDGNLKGIFHCFTGTEEEAKKITDLGFLLGIGGVVTFKNSDLDQVISNIEPHHLVLETDAPYLSPVPKRGKRNESSYLIHIAQKVAEVYRLPLTRIAEITTSNARNLFGI; this comes from the coding sequence ATGTTTATAGATACGCATTCTCACATATATTCAGAAGATTTTATCCACGATAGGGATGAGGCGCTGAAGCGGGCTTCGGAAAGTGGAATAAAAAAAATCGTTCTTCCAAATATTGATTCAGGTTCAATAAAGCACATGTTAGACCTGGCCGATGCTTATCCGCATTTATGTTATCCTTTAATTGGCTTGCATCCTACATCGGTTGAAGAAGACTATAAAGAAGAACTTGACGCCATAGACTATTGGTTGCAACGACGCAAGTTTTACGGAATTGGCGAAATTGGAATCGATCTATACTGGGAAAGCAAGTATGAAAAAGAACAAAAAGACGCTTTTCGTTATCAGATTCGATTGGCAAAGCAACTAAATCTGCCTGTTGTTGTGCATGTTCGCAATTCGTTTGATGCAACTTACGAGATTGTGCAAGAAGAGCAGGATGGTAATTTAAAGGGGATATTTCATTGTTTTACAGGAACCGAAGAGGAAGCCAAAAAAATAACTGATCTGGGATTTTTGCTTGGTATTGGAGGTGTTGTTACATTTAAGAACAGTGATCTTGATCAGGTTATCAGTAATATCGAACCACATCATCTCGTTCTTGAAACTGATGCTCCGTATTTGTCACCGGTGCCTAAACGCGGCAAACGTAACGAAAGTTCATACCTTATTCATATTGCACAAAAGGTTGCAGAAGTTTATCGCCTTCCCCTTACACGAATTGCAGAAATTACTACTTCTAATGCCCGGAATTTGTTCGGAATTTGA
- the gdhA gene encoding NADP-specific glutamate dehydrogenase produces MKADINEFIANLEHRTPGENEFHQAVEEVIGSVWDFYEKNPRYQRAKILERMVEPERVIMFRVPWVDDRGEVQINRGYRVEFNSALGPYKGGLRFHASVTLSILKFLGFEQTFKNSLTTLPMGGGKGGSDFSPKGKSDGEIMRFCQSFMTELYRHIGPNTDVPAGDIGVGGREIGYLFGQYKRLKNEFTGVLTGKGLAWGGSLIRPEATGFGAVYFAQHMLHRIGKDIEGQTISVSGFGNVAWGAISKINELGGKVVTISGPDGYIYDKEGISGDKVEYLLELRATNNDIVSPYAEEFDAEFVAGKRPWDVPVDLAMPCATENEVGLEDAKQLAKNGCTLLAEASNMGCTAEAVDFLTEAMDYAPGKAVNAGGVAVSGLEMSQNSMRINWPKEEVDERLKGIMKAIHETCVSYGSNGKKVDYVKGANVGGFVKVAEAMLAQGVV; encoded by the coding sequence ATGAAAGCAGATATAAATGAATTCATCGCAAATTTGGAGCACAGAACTCCGGGGGAAAATGAATTTCACCAGGCAGTAGAAGAAGTAATTGGTTCGGTTTGGGATTTTTACGAAAAGAATCCACGGTATCAACGGGCAAAAATTCTGGAACGAATGGTTGAGCCCGAGCGGGTTATAATGTTTCGTGTACCTTGGGTAGACGATCGTGGAGAAGTGCAAATAAACCGCGGTTACCGCGTTGAGTTTAACTCTGCGCTGGGGCCATATAAAGGAGGTTTGCGTTTTCACGCCAGCGTAACCCTGAGCATTTTAAAGTTTTTAGGATTTGAACAAACCTTTAAAAACAGCCTTACGACTTTGCCAATGGGCGGAGGAAAAGGCGGATCAGATTTTAGTCCAAAAGGTAAAAGCGATGGTGAAATTATGCGGTTTTGCCAGAGTTTTATGACGGAGTTGTATCGTCATATCGGACCAAACACTGATGTGCCGGCCGGTGATATAGGCGTTGGAGGACGCGAGATCGGTTATTTGTTCGGACAATACAAACGATTGAAAAATGAATTTACAGGAGTGCTTACCGGAAAAGGTTTAGCCTGGGGAGGAAGTTTAATTCGTCCGGAAGCAACAGGTTTTGGTGCAGTATATTTTGCCCAGCATATGTTGCACCGAATTGGAAAAGACATAGAAGGACAAACGATTTCGGTATCAGGTTTTGGAAATGTTGCCTGGGGAGCCATTTCAAAAATAAACGAGCTTGGCGGAAAGGTAGTAACCATTTCGGGCCCTGACGGCTATATTTACGATAAAGAGGGAATTAGTGGAGATAAAGTTGAATATCTACTGGAGTTGCGTGCTACTAATAACGACATTGTTTCGCCTTATGCAGAAGAATTTGATGCCGAATTCGTCGCAGGTAAGCGTCCATGGGATGTGCCGGTGGATCTGGCCATGCCTTGTGCCACTGAAAACGAAGTAGGTTTGGAAGATGCAAAACAGCTGGCTAAAAATGGTTGTACACTATTGGCCGAAGCATCGAACATGGGATGTACAGCCGAAGCTGTCGACTTTTTAACTGAAGCAATGGATTACGCTCCGGGAAAAGCAGTTAATGCCGGGGGTGTTGCTGTTTCGGGACTTGAAATGTCGCAAAACAGCATGCGCATTAACTGGCCAAAAGAAGAAGTGGATGAACGCCTGAAGGGAATTATGAAAGCCATTCATGAAACTTGTGTAAGTTACGGAAGTAATGGAAAAAAAGTTGACTATGTTAAAGGTGCGAATGTGGGTGGTTTTGTAAAAGTTGCTGAGGCAATGTTGGCACAGGGAGTAGTCTGA